Part of the Wolbachia endosymbiont (group B) of Eucosma cana genome, AATTGCTTAGCAGTGTTTTTTCAATAGCATTAAAAGAGCCAAATCCTTTAGTCAGCATTACAAACCAGAATATAGAAGTTCCATATAAACTTACTCACAAAAACCATCCTTGTTCTTTATGGGCTAGACAATCAAAAGGAAACTTTGATTGGTTAATAAAACATGGAAAAGAATTGTGTATAGAATATAGCTTGCGATACAAAAGAACGCATAAATCCGAAGAAGTTATAGATTGGTGCGATAATAACAAGGATTTGCTAATATTTCGATCAGCTGATATACAAGCTTTTACACAAGCGTTACCTGATCGATATAAATGTAGTAACCCAATAGAAGCCTATAGAGAATATTACCTAAAAGAAAAGATGAGATTTGCTAAGTGGGAAAAAGGTAGAGAAGCACCAGATTGGTTGCTAGACAAAATGCTATAAATTATAA contains:
- a CDS encoding pyrimidine dimer DNA glycosylase/endonuclease V gives rise to the protein MNIFILDENPVTAAQMLCDKHIVKMPLETAQLLSSVFSIALKEPNPLVSITNQNIEVPYKLTHKNHPCSLWARQSKGNFDWLIKHGKELCIEYSLRYKRTHKSEEVIDWCDNNKDLLIFRSADIQAFTQALPDRYKCSNPIEAYREYYLKEKMRFAKWEKGREAPDWLLDKML